The genomic stretch ATTCTAAGACTTTTACTGATAGGTGATGGCAATACAAATTGGAGTTAATGACATGCATTGTGTCGGAGATGAGATTGATGTGGTAATAGGGCAGATAGTCTCTGAAAGGAAGAAGATTGCGAAAAAGTGGAAAATGCTGATAGTGTACTCACTGGCGATATCGTTTGGTGTTGGAGCGATCGGTTTAGACAATAGTGTATTCCTGGTCATTCAGTTCGCATTGATAGCCACACTAGGTATGTGCCATTTAATCGTTTTCATTAAAACGAATCACATTTATTACAATAAGGATTTGCAAGGCGCTTTGAAGAAGTATTTTGAAGAGCGTGGTTATTATTCTGATAGAAAGGGAGGTGAAATGGTCCTTTCTTATTTGATAAGAAGTTACTTCTTCAGGAGAATTGAGGTGAATAGGTCAATAAAGAAACTGAGAAAAGATTTGCTGAAAACCCCACTATATCCTTTGTTTTCAGTAATTCATATCGTTGGATGCTATGCGATTAGCTTTGCGGGACGGTATTTATTCATATCGATTTCAAGGACCTAAAATTGGCATAAAGTAGCTTCCAAACAAACAGAACCTGCCGGCCAGCATTCGCTAGGCGGTCCCGGGCTCGGGCAACACGGGCGTGATTGTGTACCGCTTCGACACGGAAGGCCGGCAGATCAGCCGCTGGTCCTGGGAAGAAGATCCGGCGGCGCGAAGCTAAAGGACTTGCTTCAGCAAGACAGCGTGCGTTCGATTCCATCCTACATATCATGTATTGAAAAGCGGCGTGAACAACACGCGTCCACCTGATGCGGATCGTACATTGCGGGCAATCAGTCTGGCACAACGGTGGACGAAACTCGATGGCTTCCTTTCACTCCCGTGAACAGCTTCTATTGCCGCGCTTGAAACTCCTTCACACCTGTGCCTCGCGCAGCCTCTCGCTGGAGGCGGCCTTGGAGGGCGTGTTGCACAGCCGCGGACCCGTGGCCGGGCGGCGCTTCAGTGCGCGCTTTCTGCAGGGCTTGAAAGCCGGTCGCGGCGTGGCCGAGGCCTTGCGCGAGGCCGACCCCACCCAGCCCGGCATGGTCCTCTCCCTGGTGGCCGTCGGCGAGCGCACCGGCCAGCTGGCCCTCTGCACGCGCTACCTGGTGGACTACTATGAACGGGTTGCCGAGCTGCGGCGCAGCCTGTCCCGCGCCCTGACCTACCCGCTGATCGTCCTCGGGTTCATCTGGATCAGCCTGGAGAAAAAGAAGGTCAGGTGCATCACCTGACCCTCTGTAAGCCCCCTTGGCTGACAGCTCACCACAGAGTCACAGGGGCACAGAGGCCGGACAAGTCCTGGCCTGGGTTGCGCGTGACACATCCAAGGACCTGCTTGAGCACGAAGGCGTAACGGCTCGAAGACGTGCTGGCTGCGCGAGGTGAAGCCCGCAGGGCTGAACCAGAACCAGGTGGTGACGGCGTCAGCCGGAACCAACTACATGGTTGCAGGAAGCCCAAACGGCGGCTAGCGGAAGGCCACCGCGAGGTGGCCTGACTCTAGCCGTTGAGAAAAAGCGCCTCTTTGGCTCCACCTTTCTGGCGCAAGCAGAAAGGTGGAAAACATGGGCCCCGGCCATGCCGGGATCAAGCGGTGCCAGGTCGGTGCCAGGCCGGTGCCAGGCCGGTGCCAGGCCGGTGCCAGGTCGGTGCCAGGCCGGTGCCAGGCCGGTGCCAGGTCAGTGCCAGGTCAGTGCCATGTCGGTGCCAGGTCGGTGCCAGGCCGGTGCCAGAGCACTGTCAAGCCGCATTTACGGCTGTGCATCCGCTGCCGGTCAAGCCGGGAGATGACGACCGCTGCCAAGGGGGCGCTGGGGGCTACTTCGCCTCCAGCCAGTTCTCGCCGATTCCCGGTTCAGCCACCAGCGGCACGGCCAGCGGAATCACCGTCTCCATTTCGCGGCGAATCTCCTCGACGAAGTAGGCGGCGCGGGCGCGCGGGGCCTCGAAGAGCAGCTCGTCGTGCACCTGGGAGATCATCTTCAAGCCGGCCAGGTCTGTGGCCAGGCGGGCGTCGATCTTCATCATGGCCAGCTTGATCAAGTCTGCCGCGCTGCCCTGGATGGGCGTGTTGACCGCGATGCGCTCCGTGCCCTCGCGCAGTTGGCGGTTCTGGGAGAGCAGATCAGGCAGGTAGCG from Candidatus Delongbacteria bacterium encodes the following:
- a CDS encoding type II secretion system F family protein, which gives rise to MASFHSREQLLLPRLKLLHTCASRSLSLEAALEGVLHSRGPVAGRRFSARFLQGLKAGRGVAEALREADPTQPGMVLSLVAVGERTGQLALCTRYLVDYYERVAELRRSLSRALTYPLIVLGFIWISLEKKKVRCIT